The Stigmatella aurantiaca DW4/3-1 genome contains the following window.
GCGGATCGGTGATGTCGCCATCGAGCACGTGGCACTTCTGACGGATGAACTCCAGCGCGGCTTCCTCGCCGAGCGCGTCGCGCAGCGGTTGGAAGGGCTCGCTGATGGCCACCTTGTCGAAGAAGCGGCGCTCGGCGGAGGCGGCGCTCCCCTTGCGGACGAGCACGTAGACCTTGTCCAGCGCCTGACCGTAATGCGTCAGGAGCATGGAGAGGGTCACCTTGCCCACGAAGCCGGTCGAGCCGGCGAAGAGCAGGCGCTTGCCGGTGAAGGCTTGAGAGACGTTCAGTTCGGGCAGCTGGCTCATGTCCAACTCGGGGCGCCGGGGGCGCGGTTCAGAGCTTCACATCCGCGAGCAGGGTGGGCGCGATGCGGAGCAGGCTGATGGTGGCCGAGCGGCCCATGAAGCCGCGGGCCTCCTCGATGGCCTCGGTGAGGGTGTCGGTCCGGTCCCAGCCGAGCAGGGCGGGCACGTGGTTGTTCTCCGCCCCGGCGACGATGACCTTGCCCACGTGCTGGCGGCCGTTCTCGCCCCAGTACCACATATAGAAGGGGTGCACGCCGTGGTAGGCATTGCCCTTGCGGTACAGGTGCACGTAGCTGGGGTTCTCCGCGAACTCGCGCTCGTACTTGTGCTCCAGCTTCATCGAGTCCCGCGTCTCCGGGAGGATGCGGTTGAAGAACTCGATGTAGCTGGGGTGGTGCTCCGGATCGAACTCGTCGTAGGCCGGGTGCAGCAGGATGAGCACGCCGCCCTTCTTCACCAGCGGAATCCCGCGGTTGAGGTTGAAGAAGTAGCCCAGCCCCATCACCTGCACGAGCAGTGGGTTGAGGATGGAGTTGACGCTGTAGGGGGAGATGAACGGGATGGGGAAGATGACGATGTCGCTCTGCCCCTGCACCGGCACCGAGTACTGCTTCCAGCTCATCTCCAGCGTCTTGACGTGCACGGGCTCGGTGGCCCCGGCGAATACGCCCGTGACGTCATAGGGCGCGGGGATGGCGTTGAGCACCTTGCGCGCCGCCGCGCGCGGGATCTTTCCCAGCGTGAAGCGCAGCGCCTGGAACTTGAGCCGGTCCGCCTCGGTGTAGTCCTCTTCCTTCTTGGCCAGGAAGTCCGTGGGGCCGCCGAACATGCGGTTGTTCAGCGTGGTCTCGATGTGGAAGACCTTGAGGTGCTTGTCGATGACCGTGCCGATGCGCGAGTTGCTCTTGTAGAGCGCGCTGGCCTTGGGCTCCATGTAGCTGTCGGAGTCGCGGATGGTCTTCGGGTTGTGGTGCGCCCGGAGCGAGGCGTAGTTCGTCACGCCGGTGCCCATGGACTTGTGCCCGCCGTTCATGGGCACGAAGTTGACGTTGACGTAGACGATGAGGTCGCTCTCGGCCACGCGGCGGTTGACGGCCACCACCTCGTTGTGGGCGGTGCGCTCCAACTCGACGATGCCGTCGGGATCTTCCGCGTCGTGGTTGTAGTAGCGGTCCGGGTAGTAGGCGTCGAAGATCTTCGTGCCCACCATGCGCCGCATCTCGCCTTCCGTCATGCGGCGGTGCAGGGCGTTGGCGATGAGCAGGTGGACATCGTCCACGCCGCTGTCGGCCGCCAACTCCAGGACGACCTCCAGGATGCTCTGCCGCACGTCCGGGGTGACCATGGGCGGCAGCGGCACCGAGATGTCGTCGATGACGCACGTGAGCTTCATGCCCGGCCGGAGCAGGGCGTGCAGCGGGTCCATGCCCTCCGGGTGGTTGATGGCCCAGCGGATGGCGGCCTTGACGTTGGGCACCCCCTCCATGGGGGGGCGGGGGAAGATGACCCGTGTGCCAACCGGCAGGTCTTCCAGCAGGAAGTTCTCGCCCGAGAAGAGGGCGCGCGGGGGGCTTCCCTTCTCGGTGATGACGACTTGGCTTTCCTCGTCGTAGAGCTTCTGGAGCGTCTTGATAGGGCGCATGGGAGGGCTTTTCACTTCAGATCGAGGATGGGCCAGTTGTAGGCCCGCGCGATCGAACGCAGGCGCATGTCCGGGTTGACCGCCGTGGGCCGGCCGACGATGGCCAGCATGGCGTAGTCGGAGGAACTGTCCGAATAGCCATGGCAGTGGGCCAACGACAAGCCCTCTTTGGCGCAGTAGTCGCGGATGGCGTTGGCCTTGTTGGCCCCTTCGATGATGGGCGGAATCACCTTGCCGGTGGCATTGCCGCCCACGAACTGCATCTTGTTGGCGATGAGCTCGTCTGCGCCCAGGTAGCGGGCGAGCGGGCGCATGGCGAAGTCCAGCGCCCCGGTGACGAGCACGATGCGGCAGCCGGAGCGGCGCGCCTCGGCGATGAGGTCCTTGGACTGCTCGTAGAGGGCGGGCTTGAGGACGTCCTCGAACATGTCCTCGGCGACCGTCAGGAGCCGGTCCTCGCTGAGCCCCTCGTAGTACCGGTAGAAGAACTCGTTGAAGACCTTGCGATTGAAGGAATCCAGGACGCCAAACAACGGCAGGCTGGCGACCGTGCTGAGGGTGCGCCCCGCCATGCCCAGGATCGAGCCGCGGTTCATCGCGTAATAGGCGTAGACGTGAACGACATTCGTCTTCACGAGCGTCCCGTCGACATCATAGAAGGCAGCTTTGGCGGGCATGTGGCTGGCGGCTTCCTGACACTCCTGTTCGGGTGTGTCAACGGCGCCGGAAGGGGGGATTTCGGGTCAGACCTACAGCCAGCCCTTCTCCTGGTACCAGCGGGCACTCCGGCGGATGGAGTCCCGCAGATCCCTGCGAGGCCGGAACCCCAGCAGCCGCTCCGCCTTGGCGCCGGAGCAGGTCCAGGCCGGGGCGAGAAGTTGGCGCGCCAGCTTCCGGTTCAGGGGCAGCTTCCGGCCGGTGGCCTGGGTGATGAGGTCCGCC
Protein-coding sequences here:
- a CDS encoding HAD family hydrolase — encoded protein: MPAKAAFYDVDGTLVKTNVVHVYAYYAMNRGSILGMAGRTLSTVASLPLFGVLDSFNRKVFNEFFYRYYEGLSEDRLLTVAEDMFEDVLKPALYEQSKDLIAEARRSGCRIVLVTGALDFAMRPLARYLGADELIANKMQFVGGNATGKVIPPIIEGANKANAIRDYCAKEGLSLAHCHGYSDSSSDYAMLAIVGRPTAVNPDMRLRSIARAYNWPILDLK
- a CDS encoding lactate racemase domain-containing protein, encoding MRPIKTLQKLYDEESQVVITEKGSPPRALFSGENFLLEDLPVGTRVIFPRPPMEGVPNVKAAIRWAINHPEGMDPLHALLRPGMKLTCVIDDISVPLPPMVTPDVRQSILEVVLELAADSGVDDVHLLIANALHRRMTEGEMRRMVGTKIFDAYYPDRYYNHDAEDPDGIVELERTAHNEVVAVNRRVAESDLIVYVNVNFVPMNGGHKSMGTGVTNYASLRAHHNPKTIRDSDSYMEPKASALYKSNSRIGTVIDKHLKVFHIETTLNNRMFGGPTDFLAKKEEDYTEADRLKFQALRFTLGKIPRAAARKVLNAIPAPYDVTGVFAGATEPVHVKTLEMSWKQYSVPVQGQSDIVIFPIPFISPYSVNSILNPLLVQVMGLGYFFNLNRGIPLVKKGGVLILLHPAYDEFDPEHHPSYIEFFNRILPETRDSMKLEHKYEREFAENPSYVHLYRKGNAYHGVHPFYMWYWGENGRQHVGKVIVAGAENNHVPALLGWDRTDTLTEAIEEARGFMGRSATISLLRIAPTLLADVKL